A window of Haliscomenobacter hydrossis DSM 1100 contains these coding sequences:
- a CDS encoding tetratricopeptide repeat protein, whose amino-acid sequence MEQLEWQEKLRALSAGELNQEEKANLIREASSSETKAAELRFSQQLTTVLKERDLFEVKGIMAGLILEEGLPTSPPSSFGGKSWRFWTLGLTLFLLLSTGVFFAGQTWGWWAHDPQALAQKYLRPMENVVFVEDNESASIEDLRLGMDAYDRQNYAKAIQYLNTYYNQAQDGNAGLFLAISLLMENQAVQATPILLSGLQKPGPVQEASRWYLALAYLQRADTPAAINTLEAIPNSSIYGQEAQELLKSLK is encoded by the coding sequence ATGGAGCAGTTGGAATGGCAGGAAAAACTCCGCGCACTAAGCGCCGGTGAGCTAAACCAGGAAGAAAAAGCCAATCTCATCCGTGAAGCGAGTTCCTCTGAAACAAAGGCCGCGGAATTGCGGTTTAGTCAACAGTTGACCACCGTACTGAAGGAACGAGATTTGTTTGAAGTGAAAGGCATCATGGCTGGTTTGATCCTTGAAGAAGGGCTGCCTACCTCTCCTCCCTCATCATTCGGTGGCAAATCCTGGCGCTTTTGGACCTTGGGTTTAACCCTATTTTTACTACTGAGTACCGGGGTGTTTTTTGCTGGGCAAACCTGGGGTTGGTGGGCCCACGATCCTCAAGCACTCGCTCAAAAGTACTTGCGCCCCATGGAAAACGTTGTCTTTGTAGAAGACAATGAAAGTGCATCCATCGAAGACCTGCGCCTGGGTATGGATGCTTACGACCGACAAAATTACGCCAAGGCCATTCAGTATCTGAATACCTACTACAATCAGGCACAAGATGGCAATGCCGGTTTGTTTTTAGCCATCAGTTTATTGATGGAAAACCAGGCCGTACAGGCAACACCCATCTTACTCAGCGGGCTGCAAAAACCAGGGCCAGTACAAGAAGCCAGCCGTTGGTACCTTGCATTGGCTTATTTGCAAAGAGCGGATACTCCCGCCGCCATCAATACACTGGAGGCCATCCCCAACAGTAGTATTTATGGACAAGAAGCTCAGGAATTACTCAAATCCCTCAAATGA
- a CDS encoding PorP/SprF family type IX secretion system membrane protein translates to MLRIYLGSLFLVFLWPLTAQQLPYFTQFRQHQPLLNPASVSSDFFLYEYNVSLSSSYRMQWISHPETPRTVQVNGEFISDFGGAFELVSGISVMQDRTGPFGLSGIHGRIGSIFTNDPYFGGLSVGLSVGMVNYRVNSNRIIWKDLGDPLSPDIDFAVTQPDVGVGVFYYRRMEDALDGDNIYLGLSAPQLLHGNSLVQVGEDFIPLRRVTHYYATAGWYHFFNQEAFLETSAWAKYTPGAPFNLDIYGRFQPARPLWFGAGFGINGLAHLELGFNVPGLLFEDANLKIGYGFDYNISAFDLPLGASHELHVTIMFDTYR, encoded by the coding sequence ATGCTGCGCATTTACCTCGGCTCCCTGTTTCTTGTGTTTCTGTGGCCCTTAACGGCTCAGCAGCTGCCTTATTTTACCCAGTTTCGACAGCACCAACCCTTGTTGAATCCCGCCTCCGTGAGCAGCGATTTTTTTTTGTACGAATACAATGTGTCGCTCTCCTCATCGTACCGGATGCAGTGGATCAGTCACCCGGAAACGCCCCGTACGGTGCAGGTCAACGGAGAGTTCATTTCCGATTTTGGGGGCGCATTTGAGTTGGTCAGCGGCATTTCGGTGATGCAAGACCGCACGGGCCCTTTTGGGTTGAGTGGTATTCATGGACGCATTGGCAGCATTTTCACCAATGACCCTTATTTTGGCGGACTTTCCGTAGGCTTGAGCGTTGGAATGGTCAATTACCGGGTCAATTCCAACCGCATCATCTGGAAAGACCTCGGCGATCCTTTATCACCCGATATCGATTTTGCGGTCACCCAACCTGATGTTGGCGTGGGGGTATTTTATTACCGCCGGATGGAAGACGCACTGGATGGGGACAATATTTACCTTGGGCTGTCGGCACCTCAGTTGCTGCATGGCAATTCCCTGGTACAAGTGGGCGAAGATTTTATTCCCCTACGCCGGGTAACGCACTACTACGCTACCGCAGGCTGGTACCATTTTTTTAATCAGGAAGCTTTTTTAGAGACCTCCGCCTGGGCCAAATACACGCCGGGAGCACCATTCAACCTCGATATCTACGGTCGTTTTCAACCCGCCCGCCCCCTTTGGTTTGGTGCGGGTTTTGGCATCAATGGATTGGCGCACCTGGAACTGGGGTTCAACGTGCCGGGCCTTTTGTTTGAAGACGCCAACCTGAAAATTGGCTACGGCTTTGACTACAACATTTCTGCCTTTGACTTACCCTTGGGCGCTTCGCATGAGCTGCATGTGACCATCATGTTTGACACCTATCGTTAG
- a CDS encoding ABC transporter transmembrane domain-containing protein yields MKNGTLLRSFLSEQRPAFAWVLLLEFCGSALTLLLPLLIAQAYADIFEFQSMRGRMLQKFGWQVGFSPNWLLILSIAILGKAGFDYARKCLKGFMLERYLVWLRHKLFAQHLRMSAQEYEKSGTSKYLMRFSGDLGSAQQLLGKGVLQFFADASLLFLGVLLMLVLNRQLGLLMLGCSVLMGVIIARFNLRIEQLEERRRDSKAGLLAFVNQRLSHIYTIKALNRERPEQQLFNKRVNKIQDLGRQYQQQVALLSALIPFFIYVLLLLVLGAAYFWKKQGIPFPQDVLFALILILLTWKPVLSRVMQIGLVWKKGGISLRKMANLLEKPLERGHELPEKRFQPTHLRVDLTLLSPAQKTEACINFQLQRGEQLHLRLEEPQQNTLLNTLAALTTPIAGSLELDDVSFTQLHPKDIRRQFAFVSPLFPLYGKNVLEAIAYSRKHYAKAEQLLAEWQQLFPDLQSIQPDTPLTERAMLTSTQLQLLQWMRAFLTHKPFMVLHDPYRLLSPIVCQQLQQLLQQHQPKTGILNITSMAESGIFIEKKARVLR; encoded by the coding sequence ATGAAAAACGGAACCTTGTTGCGCAGTTTTTTAAGTGAACAAAGACCTGCATTTGCTTGGGTATTGCTCCTGGAGTTTTGTGGGAGTGCCCTCACTTTACTGTTGCCGTTGTTGATCGCACAAGCCTATGCCGACATTTTTGAGTTTCAGTCCATGCGTGGGCGAATGCTGCAAAAATTTGGCTGGCAGGTCGGTTTTAGCCCCAATTGGTTGCTCATTTTGAGCATAGCGATATTGGGCAAAGCAGGATTTGATTACGCCCGTAAATGTCTGAAAGGATTTATGCTGGAGCGTTATTTGGTCTGGCTGCGCCACAAACTTTTTGCCCAGCACCTGCGCATGAGCGCTCAGGAATACGAAAAGTCGGGGACCAGTAAATACCTGATGCGCTTCAGTGGGGATTTGGGCAGCGCCCAGCAATTATTGGGAAAGGGGGTATTGCAATTTTTTGCCGATGCCAGTTTATTGTTTCTCGGCGTGTTGCTCATGCTGGTGCTCAACCGTCAATTGGGATTGTTGATGCTGGGCTGTAGTGTATTGATGGGAGTAATCATCGCCCGGTTTAACCTGCGGATCGAACAACTCGAGGAACGTCGCCGCGACAGCAAAGCAGGGTTGCTGGCATTCGTCAACCAACGACTGAGCCATATTTACACCATCAAAGCCCTGAATCGGGAGCGGCCAGAACAGCAGTTGTTTAACAAACGGGTCAATAAAATTCAAGATTTGGGCCGTCAATACCAGCAACAGGTAGCGCTGTTGAGCGCCCTGATTCCTTTTTTCATTTATGTACTTTTGTTGCTGGTTTTGGGTGCAGCCTATTTTTGGAAAAAGCAGGGCATCCCTTTTCCTCAAGATGTACTTTTTGCCCTGATCCTGATTTTATTGACCTGGAAACCCGTGCTCAGCCGAGTCATGCAAATTGGCCTGGTCTGGAAAAAAGGAGGAATTTCGCTGCGGAAGATGGCCAATCTGTTGGAAAAACCACTGGAAAGAGGCCATGAACTGCCTGAAAAGCGGTTTCAGCCTACCCACTTGAGGGTAGATTTGACATTGCTCTCCCCTGCCCAAAAAACCGAGGCCTGCATTAATTTCCAACTGCAGCGCGGAGAACAACTGCACCTGAGGCTTGAGGAACCCCAGCAAAATACCTTGCTCAATACCCTGGCTGCTTTGACAACACCCATTGCGGGTTCGCTTGAATTGGATGATGTTTCTTTTACCCAACTTCATCCCAAAGACATTCGCCGTCAATTCGCTTTTGTGTCCCCTCTTTTTCCTTTGTATGGCAAAAATGTACTGGAAGCCATTGCTTATAGCCGCAAACACTACGCCAAAGCCGAGCAATTACTGGCCGAATGGCAACAGTTGTTTCCTGACTTACAAAGCATCCAGCCCGATACGCCACTGACAGAGCGGGCGATGCTTACGTCCACCCAATTGCAATTGTTGCAATGGATGCGAGCATTTTTGACCCATAAACCTTTTATGGTGCTACATGATCCTTACCGTTTATTGAGCCCAATAGTTTGCCAACAGCTCCAGCAATTGTTGCAGCAACACCAACCCAAGACGGGCATCTTAAACATTACCAGCATGGCTGAAAGCGGAATTTTTATTGAAAAAAAAGCACGCGTACTGCGGTAA
- a CDS encoding DUF1611 domain-containing protein — MKTKIKKAQICAAIESYELNVEMASSYTPKMGDVGIFRVVMANSAALMDGNGVARHLFEEDIIMAAFGNRYATSQIEGYVPDVPTINCQLLGRGGVVGTVKSLNATLRNPPAELELLGYAVDTKGLVLNTINADQLTKFHPHKIKTKVILSIGTSMDSGKTTTAAYLCAGLKKNGHSAAYIKLTGTAFPKDARFCVDRGADMGIDFAHFGFPSTFLCSEQILLDLYQSLVDITVAEVNPEYIVMEIADGILQRETALLLNNSRFMQTVHQVIFSCGDSLGVQTGQDMLRQMGIQPFAISGLFTSSELLIQEVERICSTPVLRLTDLLEGTELPYLLEVQPSINVLRAVA; from the coding sequence ATGAAAACCAAAATCAAAAAAGCACAGATTTGCGCCGCTATCGAATCCTATGAATTGAATGTGGAAATGGCCAGTTCTTATACGCCAAAAATGGGTGACGTCGGTATTTTCAGGGTAGTAATGGCCAACTCTGCCGCGTTGATGGACGGCAATGGCGTGGCCCGTCATCTTTTTGAGGAAGACATCATCATGGCCGCTTTTGGCAATCGTTATGCCACCAGTCAAATTGAGGGCTATGTGCCAGATGTCCCCACGATCAATTGTCAATTGTTGGGACGGGGAGGAGTGGTTGGAACCGTAAAAAGTTTGAACGCAACCCTACGCAACCCACCTGCCGAATTAGAACTACTGGGCTATGCTGTTGATACCAAAGGGTTGGTATTGAATACCATTAACGCCGATCAACTGACCAAGTTTCATCCCCATAAGATCAAAACCAAAGTTATTTTGTCCATTGGAACTTCAATGGACAGTGGCAAAACCACCACCGCTGCTTATTTGTGTGCAGGGCTGAAAAAAAATGGGCATAGTGCGGCGTACATCAAACTCACCGGGACCGCTTTTCCTAAAGATGCGCGTTTTTGTGTGGATCGCGGAGCGGATATGGGTATCGATTTTGCCCATTTTGGTTTCCCCTCCACCTTTCTTTGCTCGGAACAAATACTGCTCGACCTCTACCAATCCTTGGTAGACATCACGGTAGCGGAAGTAAATCCAGAATACATCGTGATGGAAATTGCGGATGGAATCCTCCAGCGCGAAACGGCACTGTTGTTGAACAATTCACGCTTTATGCAAACGGTACACCAGGTCATTTTCTCTTGCGGAGATAGCCTGGGGGTGCAAACTGGGCAGGATATGTTACGGCAAATGGGAATCCAACCTTTTGCTATTTCGGGCTTATTTACCTCTAGCGAGTTGTTGATTCAGGAAGTAGAACGGATTTGCAGCACACCAGTACTGCGCTTGACAGATCTGTTGGAAGGAACTGAATTGCCCTACTTGCTGGAGGTTCAGCCCTCTATAAATGTATTGCGGGCAGTGGCTTGA
- a CDS encoding caspase family protein has protein sequence MRCFYPIALVLFLLFPLGLYAQRLEEEPIIERLYGRSGQDRLFSLTENWEGNIAAVGQSNRGTYGGSDIYLLLLDDQLKRKSEFYLGRNGDDGAHRIRQDLDGRYLIAGYSETPSGNGKLKNRYFGQKDAWLLFVNEQGKTEAELILGSKENDAFVEVIPLPNGDKILIGNSGEQAWVLRIDVHLKVLWQKKVQYHGLETQALGATLAGDEQVFISGYAVEESSRKMWVAAFDAKGTQSWGKIFPAAEATEGANIINIDEKSLAITGHVQTPDHREEGFFCRIDLNGNVQAYKTLGGREDDRLSNLCLLHNGEIGLIGHSQSFIRGSRRPTVWVLRVDQDGFPQQETFYGSKTSDEGCALLQRGDGSLVALGVSNQQILKATQGWIAQVGEKMDLNSNAVSWTYQAGALFYHNGQYLAPGERSFLALQIKAPPGKGLTHLKAKITLQKKDSTVLQTFKLPALAPGQNGLLHLPIAIAIPTNLQGELPLEVQLFQGKQKIGSPNRIPLRIGVLSKPLLELSAGTFPTQVERGSIVRNSFTLRNKGQGTARAVSLELHGSKNVQIPKAISIGDLGPGEYRTYELPFGIPATFVEDSLWLRGRVADISLENTQVIDWRMPVLGSNASTPLKESLQKDYVTAVWLHPNPDHYEGRGIVWTENEIYVQVKAVSNKLLDKPNFCLEINGQPCATGAKMDEVTIKGTAYSRTYTQRIKLAEGMTTLRSKVQNEAGKMETDPIQIIYSPRKPNLHLVSIGVPAVDLKYTHRDARDFAQTMLRANGQLNQQFQSIFVDTLIQEKTTAKTEILKTLRRLQYRFADRQIGPQDLILVFISSHGINTPQGVFHIAASDYDGPFLQETSLDFEKEIINYLSSINCRKLFLIDACHSGAGSSDYASSQLSGERMNQLAGGQKGLSLMMSCRANEFSYEDDQWQNGAFTQAMLHTIEQFTRRVPGIDLNQDGALDIKELYAQLEKEVPKLIQNKRPKPQTTQQPLLVVDPLSTPIVLFQLPKNK, from the coding sequence ATGCGTTGTTTCTACCCAATTGCGTTGGTTCTGTTTCTCCTCTTCCCCCTGGGCCTGTATGCGCAACGCCTGGAAGAAGAACCCATCATTGAACGATTGTATGGTCGGTCAGGACAAGATCGACTGTTTTCCCTGACCGAAAACTGGGAAGGCAACATTGCCGCCGTGGGCCAAAGCAATCGAGGCACCTACGGCGGTTCAGACATTTACCTCTTGCTGTTGGACGATCAACTGAAACGCAAATCAGAGTTTTACCTGGGCCGCAATGGTGACGATGGTGCCCACCGCATCCGTCAGGATTTGGATGGACGGTACCTCATTGCAGGTTATTCCGAGACGCCTAGCGGTAACGGAAAACTCAAAAACCGCTATTTTGGTCAAAAAGATGCCTGGCTACTCTTCGTGAATGAACAGGGAAAAACCGAAGCCGAATTGATTTTGGGCAGCAAAGAAAACGATGCCTTTGTGGAAGTGATTCCATTGCCCAACGGGGATAAAATCTTGATCGGCAATTCCGGGGAGCAAGCCTGGGTATTGCGCATTGATGTACACTTAAAAGTATTGTGGCAAAAAAAAGTACAATACCACGGACTGGAGACCCAGGCGCTAGGTGCTACGCTAGCGGGAGATGAACAAGTTTTTATTTCAGGATACGCCGTGGAAGAATCAAGTCGAAAAATGTGGGTGGCCGCTTTCGATGCAAAGGGCACCCAATCCTGGGGAAAAATTTTCCCGGCGGCAGAGGCCACCGAAGGAGCCAACATCATCAACATCGATGAAAAATCCCTGGCCATTACGGGTCATGTCCAAACACCCGATCATCGCGAAGAAGGTTTTTTCTGCCGCATCGACCTCAATGGCAATGTGCAAGCCTACAAAACATTGGGAGGACGGGAAGACGACCGCCTGAGCAACCTGTGCTTGTTGCACAATGGCGAAATTGGCTTAATCGGGCACAGTCAGTCATTTATACGGGGCAGCCGACGCCCAACGGTATGGGTACTACGGGTAGATCAGGATGGTTTTCCACAGCAGGAAACCTTTTATGGCAGCAAAACTTCGGACGAGGGTTGTGCATTGTTGCAGCGGGGCGACGGCAGTTTGGTCGCATTGGGCGTTTCCAATCAACAAATTCTCAAAGCCACCCAGGGCTGGATTGCCCAGGTGGGTGAAAAAATGGACCTCAACTCCAATGCTGTATCATGGACCTACCAAGCTGGGGCCTTGTTCTACCACAATGGCCAGTACCTGGCTCCCGGTGAACGATCCTTTTTGGCGCTCCAGATCAAGGCCCCACCTGGAAAAGGTTTGACCCATTTGAAGGCTAAAATCACTTTGCAAAAAAAGGACTCTACCGTTTTACAAACTTTCAAATTGCCCGCGCTTGCGCCGGGACAAAATGGGTTGCTGCACTTACCAATCGCGATAGCCATACCCACCAACCTCCAAGGCGAATTGCCCTTGGAGGTACAGTTGTTTCAGGGCAAACAGAAAATTGGCTCGCCCAACCGCATCCCCCTGCGCATTGGCGTGCTGAGCAAACCGCTTTTGGAACTGAGTGCTGGCACTTTCCCGACCCAGGTAGAGCGGGGTTCGATCGTGCGCAATTCGTTCACTTTGCGCAACAAAGGCCAAGGAACCGCCCGAGCAGTAAGTCTGGAATTGCATGGATCCAAAAATGTACAAATCCCCAAAGCGATCAGCATTGGAGATTTGGGGCCGGGTGAGTACCGCACGTATGAACTGCCTTTTGGTATACCGGCCACTTTTGTGGAAGATAGTTTGTGGCTGCGCGGGCGGGTTGCCGATATCTCTTTGGAAAACACCCAGGTGATCGATTGGCGGATGCCCGTGTTGGGTAGCAATGCTTCTACGCCACTTAAAGAAAGTTTACAAAAAGACTATGTGACTGCCGTTTGGCTCCATCCCAACCCCGATCACTACGAAGGACGAGGAATAGTATGGACGGAGAATGAAATTTATGTGCAGGTCAAAGCCGTATCCAACAAACTTTTGGACAAGCCCAATTTTTGCCTGGAAATCAATGGCCAGCCCTGTGCAACGGGGGCGAAAATGGACGAGGTAACGATTAAAGGTACCGCCTACAGCCGTACCTACACCCAGCGCATCAAACTGGCGGAAGGCATGACGACCCTGCGTTCAAAAGTGCAAAATGAGGCGGGCAAAATGGAGACCGATCCCATTCAAATCATCTACTCCCCACGCAAGCCAAATTTACATTTGGTTTCCATCGGTGTACCTGCCGTGGATTTAAAATACACCCATCGGGATGCCCGCGATTTTGCACAGACGATGCTCCGGGCCAATGGCCAGCTGAACCAACAATTCCAAAGCATTTTTGTGGATACGCTGATCCAGGAAAAAACTACGGCAAAAACCGAAATCCTCAAAACCTTGCGGCGCTTGCAGTACCGTTTCGCTGATCGCCAAATTGGCCCACAAGACCTCATTTTGGTCTTCATTTCTTCGCATGGAATCAACACCCCCCAAGGCGTATTTCACATTGCGGCCAGCGACTACGATGGGCCTTTTTTGCAAGAGACCAGTTTGGATTTTGAAAAAGAAATCATCAATTACCTGTCCAGTATCAATTGCCGCAAGTTGTTCCTGATCGATGCCTGTCACAGCGGTGCGGGCAGCAGCGATTATGCCTCTTCCCAATTGAGTGGAGAGCGGATGAATCAGTTGGCGGGAGGACAAAAAGGCCTTAGCTTGATGATGTCTTGCCGCGCCAATGAATTCAGCTACGAGGATGACCAGTGGCAAAATGGGGCTTTTACCCAGGCGATGTTGCATACCATTGAGCAGTTTACCCGTCGCGTTCCCGGAATCGACCTCAACCAGGATGGGGCGCTAGACATCAAAGAATTGTATGCTCAATTGGAAAAAGAAGTACCCAAGCTGATCCAAAACAAACGCCCCAAACCCCAAACCACCCAGCAGCCTCTTTTGGTTGTAGATCCACTCAGCACACCAATTGTTTTATTCCAATTGCCTAAAAACAAATAA
- a CDS encoding C1 family peptidase translates to MKRKGILLGMLIIGFLQHSSGQSTGLLCSETKYRSIPLLPSYSGLKYNEVPLRVSLRQHCPVPGDQQRMGSCVGWAVGYGALTLMRAQRLGLNDPSKITQMANSAAFVYNQIRLQSDDCSAGAYIEDALALLKTKGDCLENSFNYKKVDCTTSPGPSPSAEALQYRIQDFAAVFNTQEVPKSKISKACKVLATQTPLVVGIAVTPDFWEIKPGTQLWDPAENALPSSHHALLLVGYDNVEKQFEFMNSFGASWGRNGFIRIKYDDFARLCKYAYVLLPEERTESLVQAQPQVKETPSIPASALSGAFAFRKPSGYLSTSDGQEIPYYEEVATRWNNSLGVYETQQASFEVGDVFQLVAREIPRGRYAYVFSQSPGSKINFHFPKMDNNVPTAGFVLESTAEIIIPGEESVLQLPLPGEDFLCILYSHAPIQDMPQRLILLEKSPGEFAERVQKVFADITIPLTQVRYNEDKMAFSARLDPSTGKIAVPLILKVLAQ, encoded by the coding sequence ATGAAGCGGAAAGGAATTTTATTGGGGATGTTGATAATTGGATTTTTGCAACACAGCAGTGGGCAAAGTACTGGACTGCTGTGTTCAGAAACCAAATACCGCAGCATTCCCCTTTTGCCTTCCTATAGCGGACTCAAGTACAACGAGGTGCCGCTGCGGGTCAGTTTGCGGCAGCATTGCCCGGTGCCGGGCGACCAGCAACGCATGGGTTCATGTGTAGGCTGGGCGGTTGGCTATGGTGCCCTCACCCTCATGCGGGCACAACGTCTGGGGCTAAACGATCCTTCCAAAATCACCCAAATGGCCAATTCTGCGGCCTTCGTTTACAATCAAATCCGCTTGCAATCTGACGATTGTAGTGCTGGGGCATACATTGAGGATGCCTTGGCTTTGCTCAAAACAAAGGGAGACTGCCTGGAAAATTCTTTCAATTACAAAAAGGTGGATTGTACCACCAGTCCCGGCCCCAGCCCTTCCGCCGAGGCTTTGCAGTACCGCATCCAGGATTTTGCTGCTGTTTTTAATACCCAGGAAGTGCCCAAAAGCAAAATCTCCAAGGCTTGTAAGGTTTTAGCTACCCAAACACCTCTGGTTGTCGGCATTGCCGTAACCCCCGATTTTTGGGAAATCAAACCCGGCACCCAACTTTGGGACCCGGCGGAAAATGCCCTTCCGAGCAGTCACCACGCCCTGCTTCTGGTAGGCTATGACAATGTAGAAAAGCAATTTGAATTCATGAACAGCTTTGGCGCATCCTGGGGGCGCAATGGGTTCATTCGTATCAAGTATGACGATTTTGCCCGCCTCTGCAAATACGCCTATGTGTTGCTCCCCGAAGAGCGTACTGAATCACTCGTGCAAGCGCAACCCCAGGTCAAAGAGACACCAAGCATCCCAGCCTCCGCCCTCAGCGGCGCATTTGCCTTTCGCAAACCCAGCGGCTACCTCAGTACCAGCGATGGACAGGAAATTCCTTATTATGAAGAAGTAGCCACGCGTTGGAACAACAGCCTGGGGGTTTATGAAACTCAACAAGCAAGTTTTGAAGTAGGCGACGTCTTCCAGTTGGTGGCCCGCGAAATCCCCCGAGGACGGTATGCCTACGTATTCAGTCAAAGCCCGGGCAGTAAAATCAATTTTCATTTTCCCAAAATGGACAACAATGTCCCTACCGCCGGATTTGTGCTGGAGAGTACCGCCGAAATCATCATTCCCGGCGAAGAGTCAGTGCTCCAATTGCCGCTGCCGGGTGAGGATTTTTTGTGCATTTTGTACAGTCATGCTCCGATTCAGGACATGCCTCAACGTTTGATCCTGCTCGAAAAAAGCCCGGGAGAATTTGCCGAGCGGGTGCAAAAGGTATTTGCGGATATCACCATCCCCCTCACCCAGGTGCGGTACAACGAAGACAAAATGGCTTTTTCGGCGCGGCTTGACCCCAGTACGGGTAAAATTGCCGTGCCGCTGATTTTAAAAGTGCTTGCACAATAG